From the genome of Nocardia mangyaensis:
GAAACCGATGAGCAAAAGTCGATCTGCCAAGTATGCACAAAAGTCCAATGGCTCGGGAGGTGACGGAGCGCGAGCCACAGTCCACCGGACGCAAGTCCTCATCATCGGAAGCGGATTTTCGGGAATGGGGATGGCAATACAATTGCTGAGAGCGGGAATAGATGATTTCCTAATTATCGAGAAAGAGACCGAGATCGGCGGAACATGGCGCGACAACACGTATCCGGGCTGCGCATGTGACGTTCCTTCGCATATGTACTCGTACTCCTTCGAGCCCAAACCGGATTGGAGTCGGCTCTGGGCAGGGCAGGACGAGATCCAGAACTATCTCACCGGGCTAGCACGCAAGTACGATCTGTATCGGTACACTCATTTTGGTCGGGTACTGCAATCCGGACATTGGGATCCCGATGATTCCGCCTGGCATCTGGTCACATCCGACGGCCACGAATACATCGCCCAGTTCCTAGTCTCAGGAGTCGGAGCGCTACACATACCGAGCATCCCTACAATTGAGGGGCAGAGGAACTTCAACGGCACAGTCTTTCATTCGGCGAAGTGGGATCATGATTGCTCATTGGCGGGCAAAAAGGTCGCCGTGATCGGCACCGGAGCCAGTGCGATTCAGTTCATTCCCGAAATTGCCAAGGAAGCCGCTGAACTGCACGTATACCAGCGGACGCCAGCATGGGTACTACCAAGGAAGAATGTCAAGATTCCGGAATCTATCCGGGCGGCATTCACCAGGATGCCGATTCTTGCGAAGGCAGTGCGGGCGGCTATCTACTGGTCAGCAGAATCGTTGTCAATGGGCCTTAATGGTCACCTCAACCTCATGCGACCACTTGAGAGCATCGCCAAGTGGAACATCGCACAGGGAATCGATGATCCCGTGTTGCGCGGTAAACTCACGCCTAGCTATCGCATCGGATGTAAGCGGATTCTCGGCTCGAGTGATTACTATCCAGCACTGAATAGACCAACCACAACCGTCATCACTGAAGGTATCTCTGAGATAACCGAGGACGCGATCGTGTCACGGAACGGTGAGAAGCGTCCAGCGGATGTGATCATCTACGCGACCGGATTCCATGTGACCGACGGGTTTGAAAGCCTTCGCCTCAAAGGCTCGTCCGGCAGGGAACTCGCAACGGTTTGGTCGGACGAGGGGATCCAGACGCACCTCGGCATCACTACCGCCGGATTCCCCAATCTTTTCTTCCTACTCGGCCCCAACACGGGGCTGGGCCATAACTCCGTAGTGTTTATGATTGAATGCCAGATCAGATACATTATCTCGGCGATCGATCTTGCCAACAAACGTGGCGCAGCTGCGCTAGAAGTACGCGAGCCGGTCCAGCAGAAATTCAACTCCGAAATTCAGACCAAGCTGGTCAAGGGAGTCTGGAGTAGCGGCGGGTGTACAAGTTGGTACCTCGACGCACAGGGCGTCAACCGAACTGTTTGGCCGGGCTTCACATGGCAATACTGGCGGCGCACTCGCAAACTGGCGCCGGCGGATTTCGGATTTGTCGGCGAGTTGGCCGGTACACAATACACCGCCGACCTCTCGAAGGCGCTCGAAAAGGGGAACCTTCCGAAATGAAATACTTCAGAGACCGGGTGATCTCGGTAACGGGGGGCGGTTCGGGCATCGGCCGCGCCGTCGCAATTCGGCTGGCTGGCGACGGCGCACGGCTCGCGATCGCTGATATCGACGCGGAACGCGCACACGAGACCGCCGCTGTTTGCAATTCGCTTGGTGCAGAATGCCGACCCTATGAGCTCGATGTAGCCAATCGTCACGCATTCCAGGATTACCGGAACCGCGTCCTGGCGGACTTCGGATCGATCAGCATGGTCGTCAATAACGCGGGCGTTGCGCTAGGCGCCGATGTAGTGGACATGGAATGGATCGACTTCGAATGGTTGATGGGCATCAATTTCTGGGGGGTGGTTAACGGAACAAAACTATTTCTTCCGGATCTGATTGATTCAGGTGACGGCCACGTTGTCAATGTTTCGAGCGTTTTCGGGCTGATGGCCATACCCAGCCAGAGCGCGTACAACGCGTCCAAATTCGCTGTCCGAGGTTTCACCGAAGCGTTGCGTCAGGAGATGCGAATTAACCGCTTGCCCGTAGGTGTAACCTGCGTTCATCCCGGTGGTGTCCGGACCAATATCGTGCGGGATGCTCGGGGTGTCGGCACAATAGGCGATCAAAAGAAGATTGTTGCCGGATTCGATCGGATTGCTCTCACGACACCCGAAGGCGCTGCGGATTCAATCATTAAGGGCGTGCGTCGCAATAAGCCGCGCGTTCTCATCGGGCCCGATGCCCTCGGCTTCGATTTTATTACGCGGGCGGTAGGGCCTAGGTACCAGGACCTCAACGCGCCTCTGGCCCGCCTCGGATTCGCGATAGGTCGCCGATACGGTCTGGTGAATTACAACATTTGATGCCGGACCGCCGGGCCATACGGACGTCCGAGAGTGACTGTCCAGCATCGAGGGAGATGGAATGTTCTCGAAGAAAAATATGCCATGTGAGCTCACTGTGTCCCGCGTGGTGCAGGAGACGCAGGATGCGGTCTCGATATGGTTTGAAGTCCCGGAGCATCAATGGGCAACATTCTCGTACACTCCGGGACAGTTCCTGACGTTGCGCATTCCTGGGAGTGGCGAGAGGGAACCTGCAGCCCGTTGCTACTCGCTGTCGAGTTCTCCGCACACCGAGGACGAGCTGGCCGTAACAGTAAAACGCACAGCGGGTGGGTATGGATCCAACTGGCTGTGCGACAATATCGCCACTGGCACTATCGTGTCCGTGCTACCGCCTAGCGGACACTTCACGCCGCAGGATTTGAATTCGGATATGGTACTGCTAGCAGCTGGCAGTGGCATCACGCCGATCATCTCAATTATCAAGTCAGCCCTGCTCGAGGGTGATGGCCATCTTGTGCTTTTCTATGCGAACCAGGACGCAGAGAGCGTAATTTTTGGCGAAGACCTTCGCTATATGGCGAAACAGTTTCCGGAACGGCTCATTCTCATAGAGTGGCTGGAGAGCGAGCGAGGACTCCCGGACCGAAAAACTCTCTCAGAACTCTGCAGCGCATATAAGAATCGAATGTACTTCGTGTGCGGTCCAGCGGCTTTCATGGATCTAGTGGGCGACGTAGCGCATCATGTCGGTATCCAGCATGGCAATCTCCATCGAGAAATTTTCCAATCTCTTCGTTCCGATCCGTTCGACATCGAAATTGGCGTCAAGCAGTCGATGACCACGGAGCAGGCACGTCTCGTGGTCTACCTGGATGGTGACCGTGCCGAGCTTCAATGGCCCAAGGATCTTACGCTCGTCGAAGTCCTGCTGAATGAGGGCTTTTCGCCGCCGTACTCGTGCCGCGAAGGCGGATGCGGCGCGTGCGTATGCAAGGTTATGGATGGTGACATACAGATGAGAGTGAACGACGTACTCGACGAGGACGACATCGAGGAGGGCGACCGCCTGGCTTGCCAGTCTCTACCGATCACCGATACTGTCATGGTGACATTCGGCTAACCGTACACAACCGGCAGTGGCCGTCCGGCGGTGACATCGCCAGAATCCTGGCGTTAAACGGGCTGCCGACCTCGTGTACTTGTCCATCCGTGTAGCCCGTAGCGTAGGATCGGCATCGTGGCAGGCGCGCGACGGAAGGTGTTGGAGGTCGGTAGCTCGGTGGTTCGGCGAGTTGACGCACGATCAAGCCGTTGGGAAGAGCATCGGGTCGTAGTGCGCGCGGAGCTGGTTGATGCCGCGTACCAAGCCTTCGCTAAATATGGCCCCGAGGCCAGCATGGACGATATCGCCCGGGAAGCAGGCGCAACAAAACCTAAGCTGTATCGCCACTTCAACGACAAACAGGGCCTCCGTGCCGCTGTGGTGGAGCGGGCGAAGGACCTTATGTGGACCAACATTCTCGATGCGGTCGACTTCGGATCCGAGCCGATCGGTAAAGTGATGAATCAGCTCGTCGAGCAATATACGCAATTGGTCGACGAGCACCGCAACGTTTTCAAATATCTCGTGCGGAGTCATTTTAGCGAGAGCTCATCAGAATCCGATCAGGCCCTGGAGGATGCACGCGAGCTCGCCGGTTTCATTGCTGGCCATTTCGCCGCCGTGTTGGAGAACGTTGGCGCGGACAGCACCGGCATAGATTTGGTCGTGCAGTCAATCATAGGGGCCAGCCTCTCCGCAACCGATTGGTGGATTAACTCGCAAGCCGACCCATCCGCGATGTCCCGCTCGGCCTTCCGGGATCATCTCAGCGCTATCATTTGGGGAATTATCGATGCGTCGTCACGAGCCCGGGGAATCCGAATCGATCCGACTGCGACGCTGCACACCGAGAATATTGGACTGCTCTAGGCGGATTTCGCAAGACAACGAAGTCTGATCAAAGGCCTACATTCCAGGCGTACCATCTCGGTCGCTTTGCTGTGGCTTGCCAGCCCAGCACGGCCGAGGAGCAGGTTCAGGACCGCGCTGGGGTGCGGGTATGCTGCAGATTAGAAAGGATTTCGGGCTATAGCTACTGTAGTTGCTGATGCGGGTTTTGGAAGTACTGCGCTGCAATGTATCCAGCCCCATTGCTCACGTCATACCACCTCGCGTTGGCAATCATTCTATCATTTCCTTGATATTCAATTGCTTCAGTGCCAGTGGCTGATGCACCGGTGCTACATGTGAGTGCGATACGCATCCCCCGGCCGGGCACCGGCAAGGACGCCATCGGTCCCGCTCTGTAACCGGTCACCACCGGTGCACTCGGAGTCCGACGTCTCGAACCGGCGCGCTTGCTCGGCGGGTCGATCGGACAGCCTAGGCGCGGCGAAGGCCGGAGTGAGATGTGGTGGGTGGGTCTGACCGAGCGGCGTGCCAAGGTTATTCGGGTCGTCGATAATCGGCTCAGGGCCGTAGGGACGATCGGCTCGTTGGGAAGGCGCGGCAGTCTGGCGCAGTGACCGGGACGGTGGGCGTCATGTCAAATCCCCGTGGCCCCCCAGCGCAGCCAGGGCTGCGCGCAGGCGGGTGGTGGCATCCTCGGCGACCGGATCGGTGACTGCGACCATGAGCTGGGGGTTCATCGCTTCGACGATGATGGTGTCGGTGTCGGTGTCGGTGTCGGTGTCGGTGTCGGTCCGGTCGCGACGGACCACGACATTGCAGGGCAGCAGCAGCCCGATCTGGCGGTTGATCTCGACCGCTTGGTGGGCCAGGGGTGGGTTGCAGGCGCCGAGGATGCGGTAGTCCTCCATGTCGTGGCCGAGTTTAGCTTTGAGGGTGGCTTGCATGTCGATCTCGGTGAGGATGCCGAATCCTTGCTCGGCCAACGCTTCTCGGGTGCGTTCGAGCGCGTCGTCGAAGGTGGTGTGCAGCGTGGTCGACAGGGCCAGGTCCATTCGTGTGCTCCGATCCGAGGAAAGTGGTCAGGCGGTGGGGGTTGGGCAGGTCGTGTCGGTCAGACCGAGTCGGCGCATCACCAGGGTGGCCGGGCACCAGCCCGCCGCGCTGTAGAGCAGCAGGTTCGCCCCGACCAGGGCGGCCAGGATCAGCCACCACGAGGACAGGGTCACACTCAGCAATACGCTGAGCAGGACCAGGGTCCCGGCCAGTGCCGGGACGAGGCGGGTGATGGTCCATTCGTGCGGTCGCGGTGGCAATGCCATCGGCGGGAGTCCTTCCAGTGTGCGTACCCGACCCCGCGCTGTGCGGGGTCAGGCCAGGGCGAGAAAGAGCTTTTCCAGTTCGTCGATGCTCATGGGCGCGGCCTCACCGTCGGGGGTTTCGGTGAGGCATTCGCGCAGGCCGGTGGCGACGATCTTGAATCCGGCGCGGTCGAGCGCTTTGGAGACCGCGGCGAGTTGGGTGACCACGTCCTTGCAGTCGCGCCCGTCCTCGATCATGGCGATCACCCCGGTGAGTTGGCCTTGCGCGCGGCGCAGTCTGTTGAGGACTTGCGTCATCGCCTCGTCGTTGGCGTTCATCGATGTTTCCCTTCTCGGATCTTCCCCCCAATATACCCCGTGGGGTATAGAAGGGGTTCCGAGGAAGTGGGTTGGCCGGTGGGTCAGTGGTGAGCGAAGCTGATGGTGGGCAGCACCCGGGTCAGCCACGCCGGGCTCCACCAGGCAGCGTGCCCGGTCAGGCGCAGGATCACCGGCAGCAGCACCAGCCGCACCAGCAGTGCGTCGAGCAGGACCGCGACACCCAGGATGATGCCCATCTCCTTGGGTGGGAGCGGGTCGGCCAGGGCGAAGGTGAAGAACACCGCCACCATCACCGCCGCGGCGGCGAAGATGACCCGCCCCGAATGCGCGATCCCGTCCAGGAGCGCGGCGTGGGGGTCGCCGGTGCGCTCATAGTGTTCCTTGGCGGTGGCCAGCAAGAACACCGTGTAGTCCATGGCGATGGCGAAGATCATCGCGAAGAAGAACACCGGCCCCCACCCGTCGAGGAACCCCTGCGAGGTGAAGCCCAGCAGCTCGGCGCCGTGCCCGTCCTGGAAAATCAGCTTGGCCACCCCGAACGCGGCCGCGGTCGAGAGCAGGCTGACCAGGGTTCCCAAGGCCGCGATGAGCGGGGCCTGCAACGCGATCAGCAACAACACGAACCCGAGCACCAAGATGATGGCCACTACGATCGGCAGATAGTCGTCGAGGGCTTGTTGCAGGTCGAGGTTTTCCGCCGCCGCGCCACCGACCACCGCGTCGGCGGGCAGGTCGGCACGCAACCGGTCCAGGATTTCGGCCATCCGCGGCGCGGAGGGATCGACTGCGGGCATGGCCTGCATCATCACCAGATCGGCGCCGTCGACGGCGGGCTGGGGCGGGGTGAGCATGACGATGCCGTCGCTGGCGCGCGCGATAGTCTCGGTGGCCGCCGCGTCGGCGGTCGGGGTGATGATCGAGAGCATGCCCGGGGCGCCGGGGCCCATCTGCTCGGCGATCAGTTCATAGCCCTGGCGCACCGGCGCGTCGGTGGGCACGACCGCGATCGAGGGCATCGCGGTCTTGAGCCCGAACACCGGCGCGGCCAGCCCGATCAGGATGGCCAGTGCCACCGCGGCGAACGGCCACGGATGCTTGTGCAGGATCTGGCCCCAGCGCGCGAACACCGGCGAGCGGTGCTGCTGGCGGCGCGCGTAGGGCAGCGCGGCGGCGTTGATCTTGGTGCCGAGCGCGCCGAGGACGGCGGGCAGCAGGGTCAGGGTCGCGGCGAGGACGAACACCACCGCGAGCATGATCCCGACCGCCATGGTCCGCACGGCGGGAGCGGGCACGATCAGCACCGCCGACAAGCTCACCAGCACCGTCAGCCCTGAGAGCAGGACGGCTTTGCCGGCGGTGTCCATGGTTTCGGCGACCGCGGCGCGGGGATCGCCGGTGCGGGCCAGCGCGTCGCGGAAGCGCGCGACCAGGAACAGCGCGTAGTCGATGCCCAGGGCGAGGGCGAACATCATGGCGAAGTTCATCGCCCACACCGAGATCGGGGTGATCTGATTCAGCAGCACCAACCCACCCGCGGAGGCCACCAAGCCCGCGAGGGTCAGCAGCAGCGGCAGCCCGGCCGCGACCAGCGATCCGAACGCCAGCACCATGATCGCCAGGGTGACCGGCCACGACAACATCTCGGCCTGGATCATCGCGTCGTGGTTGGCGACATTGAAATCGCTCCACAACGCCGACGCCCCGGTCGGATACACCTCGATCCCGTCTTTCGACAGCGCGGTCAACGCGGCTTTGTGCTCGTCGACGGCTTTGACCATGTCATCAGTGGAGGCATTGGCGCCCGCGATCACGATGCCGGTGTGTCCGTCAGGGCTGATCGTGAACCCCGGCTGCGGGGCGATCACCTGCCCGATCCGCTCGTCCCCGGCGAAGACCGCCGTGGCCTGCTCGACCACCCGTACCATCGCCGGGTCACCGATCGTGGCGGTGTCGGAATGGATCACCACCTGCACCGCGGCCGAGGAGTTACCACCGAAGTGCTGCTGAGCCAGTTCACGGGCACGGACCGATTCCGAGCCGTTGGCTTGCCACCCGGCCCCGGCCAGGGAGGTGAACACACTCGGCGCGGCGGCGCCCAGTGCGATCAGCACCAGCAGCCATATCCCGATCACTGCCCGGGTGCGCCCGGCCATGAACGCGCCCCACCGGCCCAGCAGTCCTGGCCCGGAGGTCGTGCCGGGTGGTTTCGCCGAGGCGGTATCGAGCTTCGTTTCGGTCATCCGACCCTCCTTTGATACCCCCTGGGGTATGTTGATGTCGAGTCCGACCATACCCCAGGGGGTATAGTTGAGCGCAACCCCTGTTCCTGCGTCGAAGGAGTGCAGCGTTATGGGCATCATCGAATTCATGCGAAGTACCGCCGGGCGCCTGGCCCGTATGGCCGCCGGAATCGCGGTGATCGTGATCGGCTTGGCCGTGATCGGCGGGACCGCAGGAGTCATCGTGGCCGTGATCGGCCTGGTCCCGATCGCGGCGGGAGTCTTCCATTTCTGCCTGCTGGGCCCGCTGTTCGGGGTCGAACTGCAGGGGCGGCCACGCGCGTCCAGCAGTCACTGACGCCACCCCCTGACCGCATCCACCCACCGGCGCGCCGGTCCCTATGGGTCCTGTCCCGAACCGGCGCGCCACCACTTCCCTAGGAGGGCCCTCGATGGCCGACATCGACCTGTATCTCGATCCTGTTTGCCCGTTCGCGTGGGTGAGTTCGCGGTGGCTGCTCGCCGCCGCCCAGGACGGCCCGCACACCGCGCGGCTGCGGCAGATGAGCCTGGCCGTACTCAACGAGGGCCACGACGTCGACGCCGATCACCGGCCGATGATCGAGCGCTCGCGCCGCCTCGGGAGGGTCTTCGCCGCAGCCACCGCAACCGGCGGGCCCGAGGCGTTCGCGCGCCTCTACGACACCGCTGGGAACCGGCTGCACGTGCACGGGCAGGATCTCGGGCCCGCCGCGCTCGCGGAATCACTGTCCGCCGCCGGTCTGGACCCGGCACTGGCCCGGTACGCCGACGACACCGGTCTCGACAGCGCCGTCACCCGCTCACATCAGGCCAGCCAGGACGTCCTGGGTGGCAATGGCGGCAGCCCGATCATCGTGATCGACGGCCACGGTTTCCAGGGCCCGGTCCTGACCGAAGCCCCTGCCGCCGAACATGGTCCGGCCCTGCTCGAGGCGCTGGTCACCGCCGCGACCACCCCGGGATTCGCCGCCCTGCACCGCCCCTACCAAGGACCCCCGAAAATCGATACCACCCCCGAGGGGGCCCGCTGATGTGCTCACCGGTGCGATGCCGCACCTGCGGTAAAACCACCTGGTCCGGCTGCGGTGCCCACATCGAGGCCGTCCGCGCCGGTGTCGCCCCCGAACACTGGTGCCCCGGACACCCCACCCAGGACACGACCCGACCCTGGCGGGCACTACGCAGGAAATGACCGCCCTCCCCCTGGGCCGGACCGGGTGACCGCTCACACACCGGCATGAGCATCGACGCCTGGCCGCGGTCGCCCAATAGCTGCTTCGACCGGGCTCGGTGACGCGACTCCGCAGGAAACCGCCGTCAGCGCATCCCCGGCAGAGGGACAGCAGTAGCCTGCACGGGCCTGCGGGGTTCGGCGGCCGCCGCTGTGGTGCGGGGGTGTCGGTACCACCACATGAACAAGGCGATGACCAGCACGAGTTCGGCGATTTCGCCGCCGTAGTACATCCATTGCGCTGCTTGTTCCATCTGCGCGGGCGGGTAGTGCGTGCCCGGGGGGAGCCGACCGGCCTCGGCGTAGAGGAGTTTGCCCAGGAACGCGTGGGCGGTGATGGCCGCCAGCACGGTCACCACGCGCAGTGTCAGCCCCGGCCGATGCGGTGCGGGGTCCGGCCCGGCGATCGACCAGGTGAACAGATACCCGGCCGCGAGCATGTGCACCGCGATCAGCACGTGCAACCAGCCCCGCTGCATGCTCGCCGCGTACAACGGGGTCAGATACAGCACATTCAGGCCACCGACGTTGAGGATCGCGGCAGTGATCGGGTGACCCAGCAACCGCAGCGCCCGGGTGTGCAGCACCGCGCCCACGCGCCGCCCCGCCCGTGGGGTGAGCGCGCCCAGCAACAACGTCACCGGCGCCGACATCACCAACGCCAGGGGCGCGTACATGCCGATGAGCAGGTGCTGCAGCATGTGCCCGCGCGCGTCGGCGTGCGCGAACGCGCTCACCGGCCCCGACAGCGCCACGATCACCAACACCAGCCCGGACACGAACCCGGCGAGCCGCCACCGGCTCCACCCACGGTCGAAACGCCGGGAATACCGCCCCATCCCCACCAGATACAACCCCAGCAGCACCGCCGCGACCACCGGCACCACCCATCCCAGCCATCCCGCACCGGCGTGGGTGGTGGTGTGCTCGAGGTGGTCGGTGTGGTGGGGGTGCTGTGTCAGCAGCATCGTCGCGCCCTATCGCGTGCTGTCGGGGACATCGAGGCCTTTCGAGCCCCCGAGATCGAGGCGGATCCCGCCATCGGGGCTGCGCAGGCTCCGGCGTAGCAGCACGCCTCCGACCAGCAGGCTGGCCACGATGCACACCCCGGCGCCGGCATCGTATTTCCACACCTCGTCGCCGTAGTGGATCTGATGCCAGTTCAGCAGTTTGTGAATGAGGACCTCGTCGACGAGCCCGATCACCCCCAGCGCCAGAAAGAATCCGGTGGCCTGCCACAACGGGCGCCATACTCCGCGACGGCGCAGATCGGCGTACAGGTAGCCCGAGGCGACCAAGGCCACCACGCCCACGGCCTGGAACAACCCGTCACTGAGCATGGCCACCCCGGGAGTGGAGCGGTCGTAGAAATGATGCCAGTGCAGCAGCAAATGCAGAATGGTCTCATCGACGATCGTGAATACCGCTGTCGCCAACAAGATTCCGGCCACCAGCGAGGTCCGGGCCCCCGGCACCGACCACCCGCTAGGGCGGTTCTCCGCTGCGGATTCCCGGTCCGGCACCGTGTTCTCCGACGAACTCATCAACGCGCCCCTTTCCGTCTTGCCGTGCACGGACCCGACCCTGCCTCGTCCACCCGGCTTACCCGGCGAGCTGCCGGTCAATCACCGCGCGGCTCCCGCGACGACGACAGCGCACGGCTACCCACCGCGCAACCACCGGTCGAGGTCCTACTCGGAAACACCGGCGGCGCCGAGCCTTCCCCAGATTTCCGGTAAAGGAGCGCACCATCGTTTGAGCGCTCATCGAGCGGGTATCGCGGTTGGGGTTCGGTCCGGTCACGGGTGAGGAGTGCAGATGGTGCAGGTCCCAGCTCAACAGGCTCCATCGGTCGAAGCCTCTCGCCCGTTCCCAGCCCGAGGCGGACCCAAGGGCTCAGCGGTGTGGAAGATCCTCACCACCACCGACCCCAAGCTGCTGGGGATCATGTACCTGGTCACCACCACAGCGTTCTTCCTCATCGGCGGGCTGATGGCGCTGCTGATGCGCGGCGAACTCGCCCGCCCGGGCATGCAGTTCCTGTCTCCCGAGCAGTACAACCAGCTGTTCACGATGCACGGCACGATCATGCTGCTGTTCTATGCGACCCCGACGGTGTTCGGGTTCGCCAACGCGATCCTGCCCTTGCAGATCGGCGCCCCCGACGTGGCCTTCCCCCGCCTGAACGCCTTGAGCTACTGGCTGTTCCTGTTCGGCGCGACGATGGCGGTCTCGGGGTTCCTCACCCCCGGCGGGGCCGCCGATTTCGGATGGACCGCCTACCAGCCCCTGTCCGATATCGTGCATTCCCCGGGCGTGGGCGCGGACCTGTGGGTAATGGGGCTGGTGGTCTCGGGATTGGGCACTATCCTCGGCGCGGTCAACATGGTTACCACCGTGGTATGCCTGCGCTGCCCGGGCATGACCATGTTCCGGATGCCGATCTTCACCTGGAACATACTGGTCACCAGCGTGCTGGTGCTTCTGGCGTTTCCCGTGCTCACCGCCGGGCTGCTCGGCATCGCCTTCGACCGCCACCTCGGCGGCCACATCTTCGACCCCGCCACCGGCGGGGCGATCCTGTGGCAGCACCTGTTCTGGTTCTTCGGACACCCCGAGGTCTACATCGTCGCGCTGCCGTTCTTCGGCGTCATCAGCGAAATCCTGCCCGTGTTCAGCCGCAAACCCATCTTCGGCTACACCACCCTGA
Proteins encoded in this window:
- a CDS encoding flavin-containing monooxygenase — its product is MSKSRSAKYAQKSNGSGGDGARATVHRTQVLIIGSGFSGMGMAIQLLRAGIDDFLIIEKETEIGGTWRDNTYPGCACDVPSHMYSYSFEPKPDWSRLWAGQDEIQNYLTGLARKYDLYRYTHFGRVLQSGHWDPDDSAWHLVTSDGHEYIAQFLVSGVGALHIPSIPTIEGQRNFNGTVFHSAKWDHDCSLAGKKVAVIGTGASAIQFIPEIAKEAAELHVYQRTPAWVLPRKNVKIPESIRAAFTRMPILAKAVRAAIYWSAESLSMGLNGHLNLMRPLESIAKWNIAQGIDDPVLRGKLTPSYRIGCKRILGSSDYYPALNRPTTTVITEGISEITEDAIVSRNGEKRPADVIIYATGFHVTDGFESLRLKGSSGRELATVWSDEGIQTHLGITTAGFPNLFFLLGPNTGLGHNSVVFMIECQIRYIISAIDLANKRGAAALEVREPVQQKFNSEIQTKLVKGVWSSGGCTSWYLDAQGVNRTVWPGFTWQYWRRTRKLAPADFGFVGELAGTQYTADLSKALEKGNLPK
- a CDS encoding metal-sensitive transcriptional regulator encodes the protein MNANDEAMTQVLNRLRRAQGQLTGVIAMIEDGRDCKDVVTQLAAVSKALDRAGFKIVATGLRECLTETPDGEAAPMSIDELEKLFLALA
- a CDS encoding YgaP family membrane protein, coding for MGIIEFMRSTAGRLARMAAGIAVIVIGLAVIGGTAGVIVAVIGLVPIAAGVFHFCLLGPLFGVELQGRPRASSSH
- a CDS encoding ferredoxin--NADP reductase, with translation MFSKKNMPCELTVSRVVQETQDAVSIWFEVPEHQWATFSYTPGQFLTLRIPGSGEREPAARCYSLSSSPHTEDELAVTVKRTAGGYGSNWLCDNIATGTIVSVLPPSGHFTPQDLNSDMVLLAAGSGITPIISIIKSALLEGDGHLVLFYANQDAESVIFGEDLRYMAKQFPERLILIEWLESERGLPDRKTLSELCSAYKNRMYFVCGPAAFMDLVGDVAHHVGIQHGNLHREIFQSLRSDPFDIEIGVKQSMTTEQARLVVYLDGDRAELQWPKDLTLVEVLLNEGFSPPYSCREGGCGACVCKVMDGDIQMRVNDVLDEDDIEEGDRLACQSLPITDTVMVTFG
- a CDS encoding DUF302 domain-containing protein produces the protein MDLALSTTLHTTFDDALERTREALAEQGFGILTEIDMQATLKAKLGHDMEDYRILGACNPPLAHQAVEINRQIGLLLPCNVVVRRDRTDTDTDTDTDTDTIIVEAMNPQLMVAVTDPVAEDATTRLRAALAALGGHGDLT
- a CDS encoding cytochrome c oxidase assembly protein → MLLTQHPHHTDHLEHTTTHAGAGWLGWVVPVVAAVLLGLYLVGMGRYSRRFDRGWSRWRLAGFVSGLVLVIVALSGPVSAFAHADARGHMLQHLLIGMYAPLALVMSAPVTLLLGALTPRAGRRVGAVLHTRALRLLGHPITAAILNVGGLNVLYLTPLYAASMQRGWLHVLIAVHMLAAGYLFTWSIAGPDPAPHRPGLTLRVVTVLAAITAHAFLGKLLYAEAGRLPPGTHYPPAQMEQAAQWMYYGGEIAELVLVIALFMWWYRHPRTTAAAAEPRRPVQATAVPLPGMR
- a CDS encoding SDR family NAD(P)-dependent oxidoreductase, translating into MKYFRDRVISVTGGGSGIGRAVAIRLAGDGARLAIADIDAERAHETAAVCNSLGAECRPYELDVANRHAFQDYRNRVLADFGSISMVVNNAGVALGADVVDMEWIDFEWLMGINFWGVVNGTKLFLPDLIDSGDGHVVNVSSVFGLMAIPSQSAYNASKFAVRGFTEALRQEMRINRLPVGVTCVHPGGVRTNIVRDARGVGTIGDQKKIVAGFDRIALTTPEGAADSIIKGVRRNKPRVLIGPDALGFDFITRAVGPRYQDLNAPLARLGFAIGRRYGLVNYNI
- a CDS encoding MMPL family transporter, coding for MTETKLDTASAKPPGTTSGPGLLGRWGAFMAGRTRAVIGIWLLVLIALGAAAPSVFTSLAGAGWQANGSESVRARELAQQHFGGNSSAAVQVVIHSDTATIGDPAMVRVVEQATAVFAGDERIGQVIAPQPGFTISPDGHTGIVIAGANASTDDMVKAVDEHKAALTALSKDGIEVYPTGASALWSDFNVANHDAMIQAEMLSWPVTLAIMVLAFGSLVAAGLPLLLTLAGLVASAGGLVLLNQITPISVWAMNFAMMFALALGIDYALFLVARFRDALARTGDPRAAVAETMDTAGKAVLLSGLTVLVSLSAVLIVPAPAVRTMAVGIMLAVVFVLAATLTLLPAVLGALGTKINAAALPYARRQQHRSPVFARWGQILHKHPWPFAAVALAILIGLAAPVFGLKTAMPSIAVVPTDAPVRQGYELIAEQMGPGAPGMLSIITPTADAAATETIARASDGIVMLTPPQPAVDGADLVMMQAMPAVDPSAPRMAEILDRLRADLPADAVVGGAAAENLDLQQALDDYLPIVVAIILVLGFVLLLIALQAPLIAALGTLVSLLSTAAAFGVAKLIFQDGHGAELLGFTSQGFLDGWGPVFFFAMIFAIAMDYTVFLLATAKEHYERTGDPHAALLDGIAHSGRVIFAAAAVMVAVFFTFALADPLPPKEMGIILGVAVLLDALLVRLVLLPVILRLTGHAAWWSPAWLTRVLPTISFAHH
- a CDS encoding YgaP-like transmembrane domain; this translates as MALPPRPHEWTITRLVPALAGTLVLLSVLLSVTLSSWWLILAALVGANLLLYSAAGWCPATLVMRRLGLTDTTCPTPTA
- a CDS encoding disulfide bond formation protein DsbA; the protein is MADIDLYLDPVCPFAWVSSRWLLAAAQDGPHTARLRQMSLAVLNEGHDVDADHRPMIERSRRLGRVFAAATATGGPEAFARLYDTAGNRLHVHGQDLGPAALAESLSAAGLDPALARYADDTGLDSAVTRSHQASQDVLGGNGGSPIIVIDGHGFQGPVLTEAPAAEHGPALLEALVTAATTPGFAALHRPYQGPPKIDTTPEGAR
- a CDS encoding TetR/AcrR family transcriptional regulator, translating into MAGARRKVLEVGSSVVRRVDARSSRWEEHRVVVRAELVDAAYQAFAKYGPEASMDDIAREAGATKPKLYRHFNDKQGLRAAVVERAKDLMWTNILDAVDFGSEPIGKVMNQLVEQYTQLVDEHRNVFKYLVRSHFSESSSESDQALEDARELAGFIAGHFAAVLENVGADSTGIDLVVQSIIGASLSATDWWINSQADPSAMSRSAFRDHLSAIIWGIIDASSRARGIRIDPTATLHTENIGLL